The following coding sequences lie in one Miscanthus floridulus cultivar M001 chromosome 9, ASM1932011v1, whole genome shotgun sequence genomic window:
- the LOC136479145 gene encoding secreted RxLR effector protein 161-like, translating into MEDPLEDHWAAVKRLLRYVKGTVDQVIVFPKTDESGLQLTVFSDADMAGDIDGRRSTSGVLVFLGSALISWLSLKQKVVALSTCETEYVAAATTVCQAVWLRRLLDELTGVEAHPPALMVDNQPAIVLAKNLVLHDQSKHLDVKFYFLSDCVDGGQIVIEFVETGR; encoded by the coding sequence ATGGAGGATCCcctagaggatcactgggctgcggtgaagcggctgctgcgctacgttaaggggacggtggatcaggtgaTCGTCTTTCCCAAGACCGACGAAAGTGGGTTgcaactcactgtgttcagcgatgcagacatggcgggggacatcgatggacggcggagcacctctggcgtgcttgtcttcctcgggtcggctctaatctcatggttgtcgctgaaacagaaggtggtggcgttgtCCACGTGCGAGACAGAGTATGTAGCGGCGGCCACAACGgtgtgccaagctgtgtggctgcgccggctgctggacgagctgaccggtgtggaagctcacccaccagcactgatggtggacaaccagcccgccatcgtcctcgcgaagaatctggttctccaCGACCAGAGCAAGCACCTCGACGTCAAGTTCTACTTCCTCAgtgactgtgtcgatggaggacagatcgtcatcgagttcgtcgaaactggtcgataG